In Burkholderia sp. GAS332, one DNA window encodes the following:
- a CDS encoding carbon-monoxide dehydrogenase large subunit → MSEEQHVVSTRYIGKSVKRREDQRLMSGQGRFTDDYQFHGMAFAAFVRSPFAHARIRHIDTAAALALPGVVGVLTHADIAGKVGDIRPNWVVGDSIVPPHPPLAAERVRYAGEAVAMVVAETRELAADAAELVQVEYDELPVVVDAEAALQDGAQQLHDNVPGNLIGIYKVKGGDYEEAVKAADRVVSIRLVNQRLIPSPLEPRALCANYDAADERLTFILPSQVPHMSRRWLAETLGWPEHRIRIVAPDIGGGFGCKMHFYVEEVLVAFASRNFGRPVSWTETRSENHVATTHGRDHIEYVDAAVTDAGKVLGIKVRSYGNLGAYLSNMGTGIPTVNTATYVTGNYQIGNVDVQVKLVTTNTTPVDAYRGAGRPEAAYIIERTMDAVANALDLDPVALRRLNLVQAHQFPYQPHSNARNKWDSGDYEACLSKVTEMVDYDGWRERQVALRRQGRYIGIGVICYMEVVGMGNSQLLRYVGFDRGGWESAHLRVHSDGKVTLFSGSMPQGHGHATSYAQIVGDVLQLPMDDVEVVQGDTDRVLAGHGTFNSRSMPVGGSAAYVAAGKILAKAKKVAAIMLEVQEESVRYADGVFSTEAGATVSFAKVARMAYVASKLPRDMEAGLDERVFYEPAGMGAPNGCHAVVVEVDPDTGVVSILDYVAVDDVGVMINPMLCHGQMHGGIAQGIGQALYEEARYDEAGQLLSGSLLDYGFPRIEQVPRMRTDFHITPSPTNPLGAKGIGEAGCVGAPPAVVSAVCDALKPFGITHLDMPLTPPKVWRAIQTATRSPA, encoded by the coding sequence ATGAGTGAAGAACAGCACGTCGTCAGCACGCGCTACATCGGCAAATCCGTCAAGCGGCGGGAAGACCAGCGCCTGATGAGCGGACAGGGACGGTTCACCGACGATTACCAATTCCATGGGATGGCATTTGCTGCTTTCGTCAGGTCACCTTTTGCCCATGCGCGGATCCGGCATATCGACACGGCGGCCGCGCTGGCATTACCTGGCGTGGTGGGCGTGTTGACCCATGCCGACATCGCGGGCAAGGTCGGTGATATCCGTCCGAACTGGGTGGTTGGTGATTCCATCGTGCCGCCCCACCCGCCGCTGGCGGCTGAGCGCGTGCGGTACGCGGGAGAGGCTGTAGCCATGGTGGTGGCTGAAACGCGAGAACTGGCGGCTGACGCCGCCGAGCTTGTGCAGGTCGAATACGACGAACTGCCCGTGGTGGTGGACGCGGAAGCTGCGCTGCAGGACGGAGCGCAGCAACTCCATGACAACGTCCCCGGCAACCTGATCGGCATATACAAGGTGAAGGGCGGCGACTACGAGGAAGCCGTGAAGGCGGCCGACCGGGTCGTGTCCATTCGCCTCGTCAACCAGCGTCTGATTCCCAGCCCGCTGGAACCCCGCGCGCTCTGTGCCAACTACGATGCAGCGGACGAACGGCTTACCTTCATCTTGCCAAGCCAGGTACCTCACATGTCCCGGCGATGGCTCGCCGAGACGCTGGGCTGGCCCGAGCATCGCATCCGCATCGTCGCGCCCGATATCGGCGGCGGCTTCGGGTGCAAGATGCACTTCTACGTTGAAGAGGTGCTGGTGGCCTTTGCCTCCCGGAATTTTGGTCGCCCTGTCAGCTGGACCGAAACCCGCAGCGAGAACCACGTGGCCACTACGCACGGGCGTGACCACATCGAATACGTGGACGCCGCCGTCACGGATGCAGGCAAGGTACTCGGCATCAAAGTCCGGTCGTATGGCAACCTGGGCGCCTACCTCTCCAACATGGGAACTGGTATCCCAACCGTCAACACGGCCACCTACGTCACCGGCAACTACCAGATCGGCAACGTGGATGTGCAGGTCAAGCTGGTGACGACCAACACCACGCCGGTCGACGCCTATCGCGGCGCGGGCCGGCCGGAGGCCGCTTACATCATCGAGCGGACGATGGATGCGGTGGCCAATGCGCTCGACCTCGACCCCGTCGCACTGCGCCGCCTGAACCTGGTACAGGCGCACCAGTTTCCCTATCAGCCGCATAGCAATGCACGCAACAAGTGGGACAGTGGTGACTATGAGGCCTGCCTGTCCAAAGTCACGGAGATGGTTGATTACGATGGCTGGCGCGAACGACAGGTGGCCCTGCGGCGGCAAGGAAGGTATATCGGCATTGGCGTGATCTGCTACATGGAGGTCGTCGGCATGGGCAATTCCCAACTGCTCCGCTATGTGGGCTTCGATCGCGGCGGCTGGGAAAGCGCGCACCTGCGGGTGCATTCTGATGGCAAGGTGACCTTGTTCAGTGGGTCGATGCCGCAGGGCCATGGTCACGCCACCAGCTACGCCCAGATCGTGGGCGACGTGCTGCAATTGCCGATGGACGACGTTGAGGTGGTGCAGGGCGATACCGACCGCGTCCTGGCCGGTCATGGCACGTTTAACTCGCGCTCCATGCCCGTGGGCGGCTCCGCGGCCTACGTGGCGGCGGGCAAGATTCTCGCCAAGGCCAAAAAGGTTGCCGCCATCATGCTGGAGGTCCAGGAAGAAAGTGTTCGGTACGCCGACGGTGTATTTTCCACGGAGGCTGGCGCCACCGTGTCCTTTGCCAAGGTGGCCAGGATGGCCTATGTGGCGAGCAAACTACCGCGCGACATGGAGGCTGGCCTGGACGAGCGCGTGTTCTACGAACCCGCTGGCATGGGCGCACCCAACGGATGCCACGCGGTCGTTGTGGAGGTGGACCCCGATACAGGAGTCGTTAGCATTCTTGACTATGTTGCGGTTGACGACGTCGGCGTGATGATTAATCCCATGCTGTGCCACGGCCAGATGCACGGAGGCATCGCCCAGGGCATTGGCCAGGCGCTCTATGAAGAAGCCAGATATGACGAAGCCGGGCAGCTTCTTTCCGGGTCCTTGCTCGATTACGGGTTTCCGCGCATCGAGCAGGTGCCTCGTATGCGCACCGACTTCCATATCACCCCTTCACCCACGAATCCCCTTGGTGCGAAGGGCATCGGTGAGGCTGGCTGCGTCGGAGCGCCGCCCGCGGTAGTTTCCGCCGTCTGCGATGCCCTGAAGCCGTTCGGCATTACCCATCTCGACATGCCACTTACGCCGCCAAAAGTCTGGCGTGCTATCCAGACCGCCACCAGGAGCCCAGCATGA
- a CDS encoding carbon-monoxide dehydrogenase medium subunit: MIPYPVDYVRATSVAHALAMLAGDSEAKLLAGGHSLIPIMKLRLASTPLLIDIGRLPELRGIEIHSDHIAIGAATTHAELGDHLRLSELSPLIRIAAGVIADPTVRNRGTLGGSLVNADPSADWPAVMLALDARMEVRGVNGTREVPADAFFVGLMSSAVRQDEILTRILIPLPGPDRVAYRKFRHPASGYAVAAAAVALRYAGNSCTGGTIGMTGVAETAFRAHAAEAELSRGFTGSAEDIARLVETAFDGVTPLEDGFADGAYRMQLAKVMLSRALTDAVRES, from the coding sequence ATGATTCCCTATCCTGTTGACTACGTTAGAGCCACCAGTGTGGCGCATGCGCTCGCCATGCTCGCCGGCGACAGCGAGGCCAAACTGCTCGCCGGAGGCCATTCGCTGATTCCGATAATGAAGCTGCGCCTTGCCAGTACCCCACTGTTGATCGACATTGGCAGGCTGCCGGAACTGCGCGGCATTGAGATCCATTCCGACCACATTGCGATCGGTGCGGCGACCACCCATGCCGAGCTTGGAGATCATCTGAGGCTTTCCGAGCTTTCTCCATTGATTCGGATCGCAGCCGGTGTCATTGCGGATCCGACCGTGCGCAATCGTGGAACCCTTGGCGGTTCGCTGGTCAACGCCGACCCATCGGCAGACTGGCCGGCGGTCATGCTGGCGCTGGATGCACGGATGGAGGTCAGGGGCGTCAACGGTACGCGCGAAGTTCCAGCCGACGCGTTCTTCGTCGGCCTCATGTCATCGGCGGTGCGACAGGACGAGATTCTGACTCGCATCCTCATCCCGTTGCCCGGCCCCGATCGGGTGGCCTACCGGAAATTTCGCCATCCCGCCTCGGGCTACGCCGTAGCTGCAGCCGCCGTCGCCCTGCGCTACGCCGGAAATAGCTGTACAGGTGGCACGATTGGCATGACAGGGGTGGCTGAGACGGCATTCCGTGCCCATGCGGCTGAAGCCGAACTCAGCCGCGGGTTCACAGGGTCCGCGGAGGACATCGCCCGTCTCGTCGAGACCGCTTTCGACGGCGTGACGCCGCTCGAGGATGGGTTTGCCGATGGTGCCTATCGCATGCAATTGGCCAAAGTCATGCTCAGCCGTGCCCTTACTGACGCAGTTCGTGAGTCGTAG
- a CDS encoding transcriptional regulator, TetR family has protein sequence MPYHHGNLRNALIAEGRTALEEIGAHELSLRYLARAVGVSEAAPSRHFAGKEGLLAAIAADGFLELAALRTTIEACDESAMAKAYRMMRTYVEFAQQHKGLFDLMVGPRLIVRDNYPELVEAGTKSFNLFASSVQDAAVESGWQKRSLPLVTHAAWSMEHGLATLILSGRAPQIGYTVRIDQMIHFSICMFLSAVAAGPSHLEAWIRLPATPAKTEV, from the coding sequence GTGCCGTACCACCATGGGAATCTTCGTAATGCCCTGATTGCCGAGGGCCGTACGGCATTGGAGGAGATTGGCGCCCACGAGCTGAGTTTGAGGTATCTCGCCCGCGCGGTAGGCGTATCAGAAGCTGCACCCTCTCGACATTTTGCTGGCAAAGAGGGGCTGCTGGCCGCTATCGCAGCCGATGGATTCCTGGAACTTGCCGCCTTGCGAACGACGATCGAGGCGTGCGACGAATCTGCGATGGCGAAGGCATACCGGATGATGCGCACGTATGTCGAATTCGCACAGCAGCACAAAGGACTGTTCGACTTGATGGTCGGGCCGCGCCTCATCGTTCGCGACAATTATCCGGAACTCGTCGAAGCAGGCACGAAATCGTTCAACCTGTTTGCATCATCGGTTCAGGATGCCGCGGTGGAAAGCGGCTGGCAAAAGCGATCTCTTCCGCTAGTGACCCACGCGGCCTGGAGCATGGAGCACGGGCTCGCCACTTTGATTCTCTCCGGTCGAGCACCTCAAATCGGTTATACCGTGCGTATCGATCAGATGATCCATTTTTCGATCTGCATGTTTCTGAGTGCCGTTGCTGCCGGCCCGTCCCACCTTGAAGCGTGGATTCGTCTTCCCGCCACCCCCGCCAAAACCGAGGTGTAG
- a CDS encoding Enoyl-CoA hydratase/carnithine racemase, translated as MSTVVFEKDGAVGVVTMSKPPHNLIESHFLKDLLDAYSKAVNEGCRSILLRSAMRHFCAGADVAGFTGGQARRDQAGLDALLDALENVPLPVVAAVHGAALGGGFELALTCDMIVAADTAFFGMAEASLGLIPLLGGVQRVVQRVGPARAKEMAMFGRRHSPAALERWGAINLVVEESELPAVAMSWARQLAAGPTVALRAIKTLANLSARHGIAGADAQQTDMNSMMWASADQKRGLTAFMKTGPGSAVFEGN; from the coding sequence ATGAGCACTGTCGTGTTTGAAAAGGACGGCGCGGTTGGCGTCGTTACGATGTCGAAGCCGCCCCACAACCTGATCGAGAGTCACTTTCTGAAGGATCTGCTGGACGCTTACAGCAAGGCCGTCAACGAGGGTTGCCGCTCGATTCTGCTGCGCAGCGCAATGCGGCACTTCTGCGCGGGGGCGGATGTGGCGGGCTTCACCGGAGGGCAGGCCCGGCGAGACCAGGCGGGGCTGGACGCTTTGCTTGATGCGCTCGAGAACGTGCCGCTTCCCGTGGTCGCCGCTGTGCACGGTGCAGCGCTTGGCGGCGGTTTCGAACTGGCATTGACATGCGACATGATCGTGGCAGCCGACACGGCCTTCTTCGGCATGGCGGAAGCGTCGCTCGGCCTGATCCCGCTGCTCGGTGGTGTGCAGCGTGTCGTGCAGCGCGTCGGCCCCGCACGTGCGAAAGAAATGGCGATGTTCGGCCGCCGCCACAGTCCTGCAGCACTAGAACGTTGGGGGGCGATCAATCTTGTTGTCGAGGAGTCCGAGCTGCCTGCGGTGGCGATGTCGTGGGCAAGACAACTCGCGGCGGGCCCCACGGTCGCGCTGCGCGCCATCAAGACCCTGGCCAACCTGTCGGCACGTCACGGAATTGCCGGCGCAGACGCCCAGCAAACGGACATGAACAGCATGATGTGGGCGAGTGCTGATCAGAAGCGCGGTCTTACCGCTTTCATGAAGACCGGACCCGGCTCGGCAGTATTTGAGGGGAATTGA